In the Plectropomus leopardus isolate mb chromosome 5, YSFRI_Pleo_2.0, whole genome shotgun sequence genome, one interval contains:
- the n4bp2l2 gene encoding LOW QUALITY PROTEIN: NEDD4-binding protein 2-like 2 (The sequence of the model RefSeq protein was modified relative to this genomic sequence to represent the inferred CDS: inserted 1 base in 1 codon) yields the protein MFTMSHPGFSCTTSPDIENPCVKEDGGDDSADRDAKVENRDSSSPVSERERVLKQVGFTSTTFIGPAFPPPSTTVQSDIEDSLSEFYKELEKIDTPDGANDIPVKQNASFVQPSIPPETSTSRDTQGISEEKSDNKSAGYQKNRPKQPPRSHWYQNEPYCTRRPRLAAPTQDERHHPQTLNRTTNPRFHRPPFCGPPLPASPNPQNPLSCMEQNWSCSGISYRYQEESHFPTFSSFPPPNVCSPPSQGFYGDSPHHFDRDERGCSSDVYSDNKNVGWSRGGREKWCQFDEDNDRLQRYESESWEHHSRPADNTYAHHPSLVLILMRGLPGSGKSTLARELLSTGPSGLILSTDDYFAHRDGYRYDAGLLGAAHXWNQNRAKDAMHDGRSPIIIDNTNIQSWEMKPYVQMALERGYKVDFCEPDTSWKFDPYELEKRNKHSVSQEKIAQMMDRFSFPISVDIVMNSQEPLHVNQRRRPEQQQMMRKNQGFHYMVSR from the exons ATGTTCACG ATGTCTCATCCTGGATTCTCCTGTACGACCTCTCCTGACATAGAAAACCCCTGTGTTAAAGAAGATGGTGGAGATGACTCTGCTGACAGAGACGCTAAAGTTGAAAACAGAGACTCCAGCAGTCCAGTTAGTGAGAGGGAGCGTGTGTTAAAGCAGGTAGGATTCACCAGCACCACCTTCATTGGTCCAGCATTTCCTCCACCATCAACAACAGTCCAGTCTGACATTGAAGACTCACTGAGTGAGTTTTACAAAGAGCTTGAGAAAATCGATACACCTGATGGTGCTAATGATATCCCAGTGAAACAAAATGCATCTTTTGTTCAACCATCTATACCTCCTGAAACATCTACCAGCAGAGACACTCAGGGGATAAGCGAGGAGAAAAGTGATAACAAATCTGCAGGCTACCAAAAAAACAGGCCGAAACAGCCGCCACGGTCACACTGGTATCAGAATGAGCCATATTGCACCAGGAGACCGAGGCTGGCTGCTCCTACTCAAGATGAAAGACATCATCCTCAAACTCTAAACAGAACAACAAATCCAAGATTTCACAGACCCCCATTCTGTGGTCCACCACTTCCTGCATCCCCAAATCCACAAAACCCACTGTCCTGCATGGAGCAAAACTGGAGCTGTTCAGGCATCTCTTACCGGTATCAAGAGGAGTCGCACTTTCCAACATTTTCTAGCTTCCCACCTCCGAATGTATGCAGTCCCCCCTCTCAGGGCTTTTATGGAGATTCTCCTCACCACTTCGACAGGGACGAACGAGGCTGTAGCTCCGATGTCTACTCCgataataaaaatgttggaTGGTCCAGAGGTGGAAGAGAAAAATGGTGTCAGTTTGATGAAGATAATGACAGACTCCAGAGGTATGAAAGTGAATCTTGGGAGCATCACAGCCGACCTGCGGATAACACTTATGCACACCATCCTTCCTTGGTGCTGATCTTGATGAGGGGACTACCGGGATCTGGGAAATCAACACTGGCCAG GGAGCTGCTCTCAACTGGTCCCAGTGGGCTCATACTGAGCACAGATGACTACTTTGCCCACAGAGATGGCTACCGCTATGACGCAGGGCTTCTTGGAGCGGCTC GATGGAACCAGAACAGAG caAAAGATGCTATGCATGATGGCCGCTCTCCCATCATTATAGACAATACAAACATCCAATCTTGGGAAATGAAGCCATATGTCCAAATG GCCTTGGAGAGAGGATACAAAGTGGACTTTTGTGAACCCGACACCAGCTGGAAGTTTGATCCATATGAGCTGGAGAA GAGGAACAAACACAGTGTTTCACAGGAGAAGATAGCACAGATGATGGATCGTTTTTCATTTCCAATATCTGTGGACATCGTCATGAACTCACAAGAACCGCTTCATGTGAACCAGAGACGTCGACCAGAGCAGCAACAGATGATGAGGAAGAACCAAGGTTTCCATTACATGGTTTCcagatga